Genomic window (Culex pipiens pallens isolate TS chromosome 3, TS_CPP_V2, whole genome shotgun sequence):
TTGAacacactaaagtacttataactttttatagggttgtcagatcttcaatcttttgggctcgttggaaaggtctttcgattacctatccaacgatgggtcgcataatagatccggacaactttttcatcaaaatatttgagatccggcctcaaaaacgtgtataaaaaaacacttaagtgctcataacttttgaagggagttgtcagatcttcaatcttttgaacgcgttggaaaggtctttcaaatacctttctaacaatatatagcatgacgggttttcttacaaaaaccaccctttttacaatcttccaaagtttagctaaaaccgtttttttagcataacttttgaagtactttcctcaacttcataatattaactaaggTCTTGTGGGACAccgagacggatcgaatgagaccaaaacagtctaaatcggttcaaccagtccggagataatcgagtgcatatttttgggtgcacggactcacatccagacacatgcatagacatttgttcagaatttgattctgagtcgataggtatacgtgaaggtgggtctaggaggtcgaataaagaagttcattttttgagtgattttatagcctttcctcattgaggtgaggaaggcaaaaatcctgatttgagctggaattgctccataacGCCCAGAACTGTTTGCTTAGCGTAAACTTAGttcagtccagattcgattagggaccatccataaaccacgtggacacttttagggggggggggggggtaattgcgattgtccacgctccatacaaaaaagttttttttttgtatggacaattgtccacgaggggggggggggtttcgagattcccaaaaaagtgtccacgtggtttatggatggtcccttatacgaaaattcgattatccgaaattccaCTATCCGaaaatttgtatgggactttggataatcaaatcaaacaATGTTTCGTGTTTTATTTgtcttgcttttaacatcaaatttaagttctgtgaccccattcTAGTTAAATtggaatagttgattgcctattgaatcaaaaaaggcattttttttcaatattaaatcaccgccattttggtctttattttggatttcaaaattctaaataactttagcgtagtttagtgaacaaacttaaaatcaacaataaaaaatatatttatttttttcataattgtaATTCTAATTGTTATTCTACACTGTGGAATTTGCAGCAAAATTCTGCTAAACTGTGTTCTagcaaaaatcataacggcttCCAAGGAACAGTTACAACCGCAGTCCCGCAGCGCACTTGTTTCACACTTCCAAGCACGCAATTCAGAAGCAACAAACCGTCACTAAATTCGACGAACTTCTTCATTACGCGAGCGACCCCAATGGCGCGTGTTCTCCAGAACTCCCGCGAACCTTCGCCGCAATTCGCGGGCtttagaaaaagaagaaaaaaaatctgcctcGTAATTGCGCCCTCGGTGGCTCGTTTGGGGTCGCTCGTAATTACCTCTCCCTGTGTGGACTTCGAAATATCTCCGACGATGACTGTTCGAAAAATGTGGATTAATTTCCTGAGCCATCAGCGAGTCTTGGCGTAAGGGCACTCAGCTGGACACCACTTAACCTGGTGGGTGGGGGTCTAGATTAAAAGAAGATGTCTCCGGATGGAGTCGGGGACAGTCCCAGGGGTCGAAAGCATAATCAAACCGACGAAGAGCGCCTCCGAAAGCACTTAACACTCTGGGACAGTAGCTTTTCGGTTGAGTGGTTTGAGGTAACCATGCTGACTCATGTACTAATCGTGTGAAAACTACTTCTGCCGTAGATTAGATCTCAACGCTCGTTAAGATGTATCGCTCAAGAAGACGTGGAAGTAAGTTCATGTAATCAGCTGATTCCCACAGCCCAATTGAAGTCTCAAGTGACAGGTCAAAGAGTAATCTCAGCTATTGAGGTAGCAACTTCCAGATATCGAACAAACCAACAGCTTTCGAGTTGTTCTACATCAGCAAAGCAGCAGTTCCCAATTTGACCTACCttaaaacaacacaacacagcaCACAATCATGCCGAACTTAATACGAGCTACTTGCTACCCGTCGAGACGCAAAGTGATCTGTACGTACCAGCAGCTTTGGCCTCATTGCTGCTCTCCTCCGGTTCTGGACCGGTTTTTCGACGAGCCCCAGCCCGTTTGTGGAGACCATTGAAaggaatgtttgttttttgctgCCCACCCCTCTCGACTATCGATAGGAGGTACCATTTTCTCGCTTTCGTTCCACCGCTCCAAGCCCTGTGTGTCCTCGCACGCCCAGCCCTAGTTTTCCCGAGATGACCGACTACGATGGAATCGACTCTTCGCCTCCCGTTAGTCCGAGTCACGTCTTTGGCCTTGGTCGTGTGCGCCCCGTTATGCATTCGACTCGGATAACTTCTTCGACTCCACCCGACCCGAAGAGCCGATTAGAGAGAGAGAGGTTAGGTTTGGTCTGATGTTGGTCATGTGACCCCGGGTGGGTAACACTAATGGGAGGTTCCCGGTTGAACAAGGTGATAACTTTCAATTAGCCTCATAATGAGAGGTGTAGATATTGGACACCGAACAACGCGATGGCAAAGGTGAGGGTTAAGGAGATGAATGTTCAATGAATATGGTGATTGAGTTGGGGAGAAAGTAATACGGCGATTTATTCCGGTTAATGGCATGGTGTTTGGTTACGTTTGCAAATCACATGATCATTAATTCAAATCTTTTGAACTAGAATTTTGAGTAAGTAACTAGGTCGTTTGGGTCGCAttgattatcagaaattatttaTATCTATAaattatattgagaattttagattCACAGAAAGTCACACATTATTTTCAGGCTCTTTCAAAATGATTCAATTCAGTATGACTCTACCCTCAACAAGCTCCAACTAGTAATTGATGCTCAAACAACTTTCATCAAGTTACGACCTGAACCCACGAAGGTCGACCACAATATTTTCATTGCCAACCCGGGGGAGAGTCTGGGAAACTTTCTCCTGCACAACCCCCTCGTAAACTTCCTCAAGTCCTTCGAAGCATGGCCCGGCAGAACTTTTAATCAGGTTCTATACCCCGGCTGCCACTTTGCGATAACGAACGAGAGTGATGATTTGGTCCCATACAACAACCGGAGTCGGGTAGAAGCGATTCCATGGAGACACAAAATAATGAGCCGTAATTGTTTGTATTTTATAACGAACGGGTATCATCTGGGGAAGGTTGCTGCTGGGGATCATCAGGTTCGTCGGCGGGTTCAGGGCGTTCTTCGTCGTCAGGTGGTGCATCGTTGACCGTGGAGTCGTCTTGCAGCAGTAGGATGGTGGACGTCTTTAGTGACAAATTGGATTTAAATTGGGGCGCGTCTCGTTGCTCGACCTGCTTGATGGTCGTTATGACGTCGCTGCCGGACTGGCGCAGCTTCGATTGGACGTGCAGAACGTCGCTGGAGCAGGCCCTGGTTACGGAGCGGGCCTCGGCTAGGCACACGAATTCGTCTGGGTTGAGGGCTCGTAGTTTGGGAACGTCCATGAACCAGTCGTTGATGAGCGTTTCGTCgatggtgtaacgaatgattgGGTTCGGTTCTAGGAGGTTCGTTACCAGGGATTTGACCTGGTGGGATAACTTGCTGCGGACTCGCGATCTAAACTGCCACTTGCGAGCCAACTGGAGCTCGTAGACTGCCTTTGTACGACCCTTGAAGGGCATCGATTTGTTGAGCATGACGTAGAGTAGTACTCCGTAGGCCCACATGTCGGATGCTTTGGGATTGTACGGAGTCCCTTTGAGGATCTCCGGCGAGGCGTAGTCGAACGATCCGCAGTAGGTGCTGCTCAGTTCCACCTCGTGACTTCGCATCACGTGCCGTGCAAATCCAAAGTCACTCAACTTGACGTTGAAGTTCGTGGTGATCAGGATGTTCTCGCACTTGAGATCCCGGTGTGCTATCCCGGATTCGTGCAGATATTGCAACGCCAGCCCGACTTGGCGTCCCCAAATCCTGCTCTGACTCTCACCAATAGCTCCATGGGCTAGGATGAAGGTCAACAAGTCGCCCAGTTCAGCGTACCGCATAAATATGAAGATCTTCGAGTGACATTTGACGATCGCCTGGATCCGGATGATGTGCGGATGCCGGACTCGTAGAAGAACCGCCAATTCCCGTGGTAAGAACTTGCGCCGGAACTTGGCACTGCACACCGCCGTGTCGATCAGCTTGCAAGCTAGCTTTTCAACACCAACTGCGTTCGGGCTTGTGTACTCGGTAAGGTAAACCTAACAAAGAGGAAGTCATGTTGAGGCCGTTCAGATCATAAGCTGAACCGCATACCTTTGAGAACGTACCCTCGCCAAGTCGCGCCACAAACCGGTAGCCCAACGTCTTAACGTGCTCCTGTGCTGTCTTCCTACCCGACACGGATTCAATTTTGGAACTCATTACATTTTAGAATTTGGAGCACGACAATTtgtcttgttgttgttgttttcaaaaGAAACTAATTTCATAGCGCATACTTCGATTTGGCCGATCAGCGCATAATAATCGGCTCTCGAGCCAGGCTCGCTCGCAAGCTCTCGGAACTAATCTGTGTGCCATCAACCGGGCGGAATTTCTATAGATCCCGGATCGGCCGTCAACAACACTTTCATTCAACCTTTTCACTCCATTGAGTAGGAGTAGGGCCGGCCGTGCCGTACATCCGGACGTCAATGGGGACTCGCTGTCGACGGGGAGCGCACTTGAAGCCAATAATAAAAGGCCGGTCCCATCAGCAGCACAGAAGATTCACTCCTCCGGGCGTCAGACGACGACGCGGCATATTGCCATCTGGGGAACaagtagcagcagcagtagaaaaaagaagtaaaaaGGACGCAGTCATGAATAAGCTGAGATATTCCATTCAATGAGGGGGTGCGGGTGGTTGGTTGGTCGCCGGATTGGATTGCTTTCATGCATACATAAAAGCGTCCAGGTTGAAGACATCGACCGGATCGTCGCGGCCAGAAATAACCCGTGGCGTTTAACGCTAATTTACATTAGAAAAAGTGTCAGTTTCCTTTTGTGCGATTTTTTGTGTTGGAACGAATTCTGAGGTGACTTTTTTATCCAATAAAACCAAGTTTtttcttaatatttaaaaatcatgtaGATACTTAAAAGAAGTTACTTCTTTCATGCGTTGAGAGTCGTACAAACAAACACTTCCTGTCATAAACCTTAATTACAGCACAGAGTTATTCGGTGATATTATCAAGTGTGACGCGAACAACTAATGATAAGACCGTGTACGAACAAAAAAACTGCCAACAACTTCCAACAAATAATCGCATTAGTCAATTAAGATAACCAATTCTAGCGCTCCGTCCCAGCAGTGCCAACCAGTGCTGCTCCGCCCGTGATTCTGTGGCCATGAGAAAGCGACCCAAGAATCGTATTCTCTCTCTAAGAGTGGAAACAACACCAGGCCCAACTAATCCGGATACGTGCCAAGGCTGTCTGATGAGCCCTTGGCACGCCATAGTTAACCCTCAGATGGCtctctttttagaaaaaaaatcttttgtttagCTCAAATGTTTAGatgattatgaattttaaaaattaccatCAATCAATGattagaaaatttgctacaaAAGCAAATTATCCGTAATAAATTATGTCATTGATCGCAACATGTGCTTAGAGCGTATCCTGGACACTTTACCTACCCAACACTGTCTAACTTCAAGCGAAACTTATTTGGGAGCACCGGGGAAAATGTCCATAGTCCCCTTAACAAAGTGGAGCATCGACATTTCCCGTCTTCCGAAATCGTTTTTAATAACATGAATCCaatactgagcagttctctacggaatcggtcttttttctttaattataatttttgtatttttaatccggctgaaacttttttggtgccttcggtatgcccaaagaagccattttgcatcattagtttgtccatataattttccatacaaatttggcagctggccatacaaaaatgatgtatgaagattcaaaaatctgtaggggaaggtggggcaagacgaccatatggggcaagaggaacaatcgctcgtacggccgtaatttttacaattttgattatttccagtatgaggaattgttgctagcattGCAATCAACTGATTCTACTAACACATAACTACCAAAACGAAGTAAACGCCACGggacataagatttaatgaagtttttttcaaaacctttgttttcttataatatttggaaagtacaaaataaggcttagggtt
Coding sequences:
- the LOC120416546 gene encoding testis-specific serine/threonine-protein kinase 6-like codes for the protein MSSKIESVSGRKTAQEHVKTLGYRFVARLGEGTFSKVYLTEYTSPNAVGVEKLACKLIDTAVCSAKFRRKFLPRELAVLLRVRHPHIIRIQAIVKCHSKIFIFMRYAELGDLLTFILAHGAIGESQSRIWGRQVGLALQYLHESGIAHRDLKCENILITTNFNVKLSDFGFARHVMRSHEVELSSTYCGSFDYASPEILKGTPYNPKASDMWAYGVLLYVMLNKSMPFKGRTKAVYELQLARKWQFRSRVRSKLSHQVKSLVTNLLEPNPIIRYTIDETLINDWFMDVPKLRALNPDEFVCLAEARSVTRACSSDVLHVQSKLRQSGSDVITTIKQVEQRDAPQFKSNLSLKTSTILLLQDDSTVNDAPPDDEERPEPADEPDDPQQQPSPDDTRSL